One segment of Pandoraea pnomenusa DNA contains the following:
- a CDS encoding C40 family peptidase has translation MQTIPKRTRKTLLLAFTAAGLVTASLTAKADDYNNGPSPAARAAAEAIQAAKAAKSGNSAGAANSQNASSNVATTASDVPQAAVEETRVQRAQKLLSNVTDKASDVVLGALNYIGVRYKYGGNTPDSGLDCSGFVRYVFQDTLNFMLPRRSEEMSQVGERIAKTDLKPGDLVFFNTMRRSFSHVGIYIGGDKFVHAPATGGKIRVEDLRESYWSARYNGARRVETLKASAELTRVEQLFKNDHPM, from the coding sequence ATGCAGACGATCCCCAAGCGCACCCGCAAGACTCTCCTTCTCGCGTTCACTGCTGCCGGCCTCGTCACCGCCTCGTTGACGGCGAAGGCAGACGACTACAACAACGGTCCCTCACCCGCCGCACGCGCCGCCGCCGAAGCCATTCAGGCAGCCAAGGCCGCGAAGTCCGGCAACAGCGCGGGCGCCGCGAATTCCCAGAACGCTTCGTCCAACGTCGCCACGACAGCCTCCGATGTCCCGCAGGCAGCCGTCGAAGAGACGCGTGTGCAACGGGCGCAGAAGCTGCTCTCGAACGTGACCGACAAGGCGTCGGACGTGGTGCTCGGCGCGTTGAACTACATCGGCGTTCGTTACAAGTACGGCGGCAATACGCCTGACAGCGGTCTGGATTGCAGCGGCTTCGTGCGCTACGTGTTCCAGGACACGCTCAACTTCATGCTACCGCGCCGCTCGGAAGAGATGAGCCAGGTCGGCGAGCGTATCGCCAAGACCGACCTGAAGCCGGGCGATCTGGTGTTCTTCAATACGATGCGTCGCAGTTTTTCGCACGTCGGTATTTACATTGGCGGCGACAAGTTCGTGCATGCCCCGGCGACCGGCGGCAAGATTCGTGTGGAAGATCTGCGCGAGTCGTATTGGTCGGCTCGCTACAACGGTGCCCGTCGCGTCGAAACGCTCAAGGCCAGCGCCGAACTGACGCGCGTCGAGCAGCTGTTCAAGAACGATCACCCGATGTAA
- the rho gene encoding transcription termination factor Rho, translated as MHLSELKSQHVSELLEMANGLEIENANRLRKQELMFAILKKRAKSGETIFGDGTLEVLPDGFGFLRSPETSYLASTDDIYISPSQIRRFNLHTGDTIEGEVRTPKDGERYFALVKVDKVNGHPPEASKHKIMFENLTPLHPNKPLLLERDIRGEENVTGRIIDMIAPIGKGQRGLLVASPKSGKTVMLQHIAHAITANHPEAKLFVLLIDERPEEVTEMQRSVRGEVIASTFDEPATRHVQVAEMVIEKAKRLIEMKEDVVILLDSITRLARAYNTVIPASGKVLTGGVDANALQRPKRFFGAARNVEEGGSLTIIATALIETGSRMDDVIYEEFKGTGNMEVHLERRLAEKRVYPAINLNKSGTRREELLIKPEILQKIWVLRKLIYDMDEAEAMEFLLGKIKQTKNNAEFFDLMRRGG; from the coding sequence ATGCATTTATCCGAACTAAAGTCCCAGCACGTCTCCGAGCTGCTTGAAATGGCGAACGGTCTCGAGATCGAGAACGCGAACCGCCTTCGCAAGCAGGAGCTGATGTTCGCCATTCTGAAGAAGCGCGCAAAGTCCGGCGAAACCATCTTTGGCGACGGTACGCTCGAGGTGCTGCCGGACGGCTTCGGTTTCCTGCGTTCCCCCGAAACGTCGTATCTCGCCAGCACGGACGATATCTATATCAGCCCGTCGCAGATTCGTCGCTTCAACCTGCATACCGGAGACACGATCGAAGGCGAAGTGCGCACGCCCAAGGACGGCGAGCGTTATTTCGCGCTGGTGAAGGTCGACAAAGTCAACGGCCACCCGCCCGAGGCCTCGAAACATAAGATCATGTTCGAGAACCTCACGCCGCTGCATCCGAACAAGCCGCTGCTGCTCGAGCGCGACATTCGCGGCGAGGAAAACGTCACGGGCCGCATCATCGACATGATCGCCCCGATCGGCAAGGGCCAGCGGGGCCTGCTGGTCGCCTCGCCGAAGTCGGGCAAGACGGTCATGCTGCAGCACATCGCGCACGCCATCACCGCCAATCATCCGGAAGCCAAGCTTTTCGTGCTGCTCATCGACGAGCGCCCGGAAGAAGTGACGGAAATGCAGCGCTCGGTGCGCGGGGAAGTGATCGCGTCGACGTTCGACGAACCCGCCACGCGTCACGTGCAAGTCGCCGAAATGGTGATCGAGAAGGCCAAGCGCCTGATCGAAATGAAAGAAGACGTGGTGATTCTGCTGGACTCGATCACACGTCTGGCTCGCGCCTACAACACCGTGATCCCGGCATCGGGCAAGGTGCTCACCGGCGGTGTGGACGCCAACGCCCTGCAGCGCCCGAAGCGCTTCTTCGGCGCGGCGCGCAACGTCGAGGAAGGCGGCTCGCTCACGATTATCGCCACGGCCCTGATCGAGACCGGCAGCCGCATGGACGACGTGATCTATGAAGAATTCAAGGGCACCGGCAACATGGAAGTGCACCTCGAGCGCCGCCTCGCGGAAAAGCGCGTCTACCCGGCGATCAACCTGAACAAGTCGGGCACGCGTCGCGAAGAGTTGCTCATCAAGCCCGAGATCCTGCAGAAGATCTGGGTGCTGCGCAAGCTCATTTACGACATGGACGAAGCCGAGGCAATGGAATTCCTGCTTGGCAAGATCAAGCAGACGAAGAACAACGCCGAGTTCTTCGACCTGATGCGCCGCGGCGGCTGA
- the dnaX gene encoding DNA polymerase III subunit gamma/tau: MTYQVLARKWRPKGFSTLVGQEHVVRALTHALEQQRLHHAYLFTGTRGVGKTTLSRILAKALNCETGITAEPCGVCKACRAIDEGRFVDYVEMDAASNRGVDEMTSLLEKAVYAPADARFKVYMIDEVHMLTGHAFNAMLKTLEEPPAHVKFILATTDPQKIPVTVLSRCLQFNLKQMPAGHIVSHLTNILGEEGIESEPQALRLLAKAAGGSMRDALSLTDQAIAYAAGPLSETAVRGMLGAIDQSVLVRLLDALKDESRTDLLAIADEMAERSFSFAAGLQDLGSLLHKIALAQYAPQAVSDDWPEAADVRRLAEALSPEAVQLYYQIATRARGELGLAPDEYTGFSMALLRMAAFTPLLAGGTLAEPPMPRAAGAARAAAPSTGAPARVPTGEPGRMTSSASSPMGGAGAVAAPAQPEARRVPAARSTAAPADGAPMSPARAALAALNAGRKGTAGRTSNGGAAAGANRGNPSRASDDAPAGADPEPEPAPPAPAPAVAPHACVYREADGVAPVFTGDWPALAVELPARGLAQQLAFQSELTEVAGRALHLRVPLRQLADAATTDKLRQALNEHFGTEVQLHVALGQVGTTAASLAAEAAAARQRAAEQAIAEDPLVRELIEDFGAQILPGSIRPVQ; encoded by the coding sequence ATGACCTATCAAGTACTCGCGCGCAAATGGCGCCCCAAAGGCTTCTCGACCCTGGTGGGCCAGGAGCATGTCGTGCGTGCGTTGACGCACGCGCTCGAGCAACAGCGTCTGCATCACGCCTATTTGTTTACGGGCACGCGCGGCGTCGGCAAGACGACGCTCTCGCGTATTTTGGCCAAGGCGCTCAACTGCGAGACGGGGATCACGGCCGAGCCGTGTGGTGTGTGCAAGGCGTGCCGCGCGATCGACGAGGGCCGTTTCGTCGATTACGTCGAAATGGATGCGGCGTCGAACCGGGGCGTCGATGAAATGACGTCGTTGCTCGAGAAGGCCGTCTACGCGCCCGCGGATGCCCGCTTCAAGGTCTACATGATCGACGAAGTGCACATGCTCACGGGGCACGCGTTCAACGCGATGCTCAAGACGCTCGAGGAGCCGCCCGCACACGTCAAGTTCATCCTGGCGACGACCGATCCGCAAAAGATTCCGGTCACCGTGCTCTCGCGTTGCCTGCAATTCAACCTGAAGCAGATGCCTGCCGGGCATATCGTGTCGCACCTCACGAATATCCTGGGCGAAGAGGGCATCGAGAGCGAGCCACAGGCGCTGCGCCTGCTCGCCAAGGCGGCGGGGGGCAGCATGCGCGACGCGCTCTCGCTCACCGATCAGGCCATCGCCTATGCGGCGGGGCCGCTGTCCGAGACAGCGGTACGCGGCATGCTCGGCGCCATCGACCAGAGTGTGCTCGTGCGCTTGCTCGATGCCCTCAAGGACGAATCGCGTACCGACCTGCTGGCGATCGCCGATGAAATGGCCGAGCGCAGTTTCTCGTTTGCCGCCGGGCTCCAGGACCTCGGCAGTCTGCTGCACAAAATTGCCCTGGCGCAGTACGCACCCCAAGCCGTCTCCGACGATTGGCCGGAAGCGGCGGACGTGCGGCGTCTGGCCGAGGCGTTGTCGCCCGAGGCCGTGCAACTCTATTACCAGATCGCCACGCGTGCGCGCGGCGAATTGGGTCTCGCACCCGACGAATACACCGGTTTCTCCATGGCGCTGCTGCGCATGGCGGCATTCACGCCGCTGCTCGCAGGCGGCACGCTGGCCGAACCACCCATGCCCCGGGCCGCCGGTGCCGCTCGCGCCGCGGCGCCCTCGACCGGCGCGCCGGCACGCGTGCCGACGGGTGAGCCGGGCCGCATGACGTCGTCGGCATCGTCGCCTATGGGGGGGGCGGGCGCCGTGGCAGCACCCGCACAGCCCGAGGCGCGCCGCGTGCCCGCCGCGCGCAGTACCGCCGCGCCGGCCGACGGCGCACCGATGTCGCCCGCCCGGGCGGCGCTTGCCGCACTCAATGCCGGACGCAAGGGCACGGCCGGGCGCACCAGCAACGGGGGCGCTGCCGCAGGCGCCAACCGAGGCAATCCGTCGCGCGCCTCGGACGATGCCCCGGCCGGCGCCGATCCTGAACCTGAGCCTGCCCCGCCGGCACCTGCACCGGCCGTCGCGCCGCACGCCTGTGTCTATCGCGAAGCCGACGGCGTGGCGCCCGTGTTCACGGGCGATTGGCCGGCGCTGGCGGTCGAACTGCCGGCGCGGGGGCTTGCCCAGCAACTGGCATTCCAGAGCGAATTGACGGAAGTCGCGGGGCGCGCGCTGCATTTGCGCGTGCCGCTGCGTCAACTGGCCGACGCCGCCACCACCGACAAGCTGCGACAGGCGCTCAACGAGCATTTCGGCACGGAAGTGCAACTGCACGTGGCGCTGGGACAGGTCGGCACGACGGCGGCTTCGCTGGCGGCCGAAGCGGCTGCCGCAAGGCAGCGCGCCGCCGAGCAGGCCATTGCCGAGGATCCGCTCGTGCGCGAATTGATCGAGGATTTCGGTGCACAGATCCTGCCGGGCAGCATTCGCCCGGTACAATAA
- a CDS encoding sigma-54 dependent transcriptional regulator, which produces MANDTGRTLIYASRKHNDGLLSFLGEQGWQVMPAKSASDVGRILNPGITSAALIDLASGYSDREMGAFESCMQPATVGWVAATHPEQLTTTSIRRLIRDYCFDYVNVPCTNDQLAHSIGHAWGMASLSEVPIITPQVGGDQEMVGTCEAMQQLFRTIRKVANTDAPVFISGESGTGKELSAVAIHERSLRAKGPFVAINCGAIPPHLMQSELFGYERGAFTGANARKVGRVESANGGTLFLDEIGDLPIESQASLLRFLQQGAIERLGGHEVIPVNVRIISATHVDLETAVKEGRFRMDLFHRLCVLRVDEPPLRARGQDIEILAHHVLQRFKGDNHRKIRGFTQCAVQAMYEYHWPGNVRELINRVRRAIVMADSRVISAKDLDLLPWVPTQVRTLEEIRAEAERTAIEQALLRHCHRLTEVAAELGISRITLYRLMCRYGLRGDESGVPA; this is translated from the coding sequence ATGGCTAACGATACCGGGCGCACCCTGATTTACGCCTCCCGAAAGCACAACGACGGGTTGCTGTCGTTTCTGGGAGAGCAAGGCTGGCAAGTCATGCCGGCCAAGAGCGCCAGCGACGTCGGTCGCATTCTGAATCCGGGGATCACCAGCGCAGCACTCATTGACCTGGCGAGCGGTTACAGCGACCGCGAGATGGGGGCATTCGAGTCTTGCATGCAGCCGGCCACGGTCGGCTGGGTTGCCGCAACGCACCCCGAGCAACTGACGACGACCTCGATTCGTCGTTTGATTCGCGACTACTGCTTCGATTACGTCAACGTGCCTTGCACGAACGATCAGCTTGCGCATTCGATCGGTCACGCATGGGGCATGGCGTCGCTCTCGGAAGTGCCGATCATCACACCGCAGGTCGGTGGCGACCAGGAAATGGTCGGCACGTGCGAGGCGATGCAGCAGCTCTTCCGAACGATCCGCAAGGTTGCCAACACGGACGCGCCCGTGTTCATCTCCGGTGAATCGGGCACGGGCAAGGAATTGAGTGCCGTGGCGATTCACGAGCGCTCGCTGCGCGCCAAGGGCCCGTTCGTGGCGATCAACTGTGGCGCCATTCCGCCGCACCTGATGCAGTCCGAACTGTTCGGCTACGAGCGCGGCGCCTTCACCGGTGCGAACGCGCGCAAGGTCGGGCGCGTCGAGTCGGCCAACGGCGGTACCTTGTTCCTCGACGAAATCGGCGATCTGCCCATCGAGAGTCAGGCGAGCCTGTTGCGCTTCCTGCAGCAAGGTGCGATCGAACGTCTGGGCGGACATGAAGTCATTCCCGTGAACGTGCGCATCATTTCCGCGACCCATGTGGACCTCGAGACCGCGGTCAAGGAAGGCCGGTTCCGCATGGATCTGTTCCATCGCCTGTGCGTGTTGCGTGTGGACGAGCCGCCGTTGCGTGCCCGCGGCCAGGATATCGAGATCCTGGCGCATCATGTGCTGCAACGCTTCAAGGGCGATAACCATCGCAAGATCCGCGGTTTTACGCAGTGCGCGGTGCAGGCGATGTACGAATATCACTGGCCGGGCAACGTGCGCGAGTTGATCAACCGCGTGCGCCGCGCCATCGTGATGGCCGACAGTCGCGTGATCTCGGCCAAGGATCTCGACCTGCTGCCGTGGGTGCCGACGCAGGTGCGCACGCTCGAGGAAATCCGTGCCGAGGCCGAACGAACGGCCATCGAGCAAGCATTGCTGCGCCATTGTCATCGGCTCACCGAGGTGGCCGCAGAGTTGGGCATTTCACGCATCACCCTCTATCGGCTCATGTGCCGCTACGGATTGCGTGGTGA
- the recR gene encoding recombination mediator RecR — MPQLSSLQELVDALRALPGVGPKSAQRIAYHLLQRDRKGAVRLGEALVHASEQIRHCARCNTFSEVEICETCLDSERDTSLLCVVETPADQNMLEQTMTFKGLYFVLMGHLSPLDGVGPGEIHFEQLIRRATDGVVKEVVLATNFTNEGEATAHYIGQTLKARGLRVSRLARGVPVGGELEYVDAGTIARAVLDRHTL, encoded by the coding sequence ATGCCTCAGCTCTCGAGCCTGCAAGAACTCGTCGACGCCCTGCGCGCGCTGCCGGGTGTCGGTCCGAAGTCCGCCCAACGCATCGCTTATCACCTGCTGCAACGCGACCGCAAAGGGGCGGTGCGGCTGGGTGAGGCGCTGGTGCATGCGTCCGAGCAGATTCGCCATTGTGCGCGCTGCAATACGTTTTCCGAAGTCGAGATCTGCGAGACGTGCCTCGATTCCGAGCGCGACACGAGCCTGCTTTGCGTGGTGGAAACCCCCGCCGACCAAAACATGCTCGAGCAGACCATGACCTTCAAGGGGCTTTATTTCGTGCTGATGGGGCACTTGTCGCCGCTTGACGGCGTCGGCCCGGGCGAGATCCATTTCGAGCAGTTGATTCGCCGCGCCACCGACGGCGTGGTCAAGGAAGTGGTGCTCGCGACCAACTTCACCAACGAAGGCGAGGCCACCGCGCATTACATCGGTCAGACGCTCAAGGCGCGCGGCCTGCGCGTGAGCCGGCTCGCGCGAGGCGTGCCTGTCGGGGGCGAATTGGAGTACGTCGATGCCGGCACCATCGCCCGCGCCGTGCTCGATCGGCATACGCTCTGA
- a CDS encoding Fe(3+) ABC transporter substrate-binding protein, with the protein MKAKTIGKLARLTVLGAAACTAFAVQAETKVLNLYSARHYQTDEQLYGTFTKQTGIKINRIEADDAALLERLKSEGAKSPADVILMVDAARLAKADEAGLFQPTKSATLDARIPAKLHAAASKAGTDWYGFSTRARVIVYNKDKVDPKTVQTYASLADPSHKGQVCTRSGSHPYMLSLVGALIARDGAQATQKWAEGMVANFARAPRGGDTDQIKAVATGECGVALANSYYYVRMARSDKPEDKALMSKVGFIWPDQAGKGTHVNVAGAGVAKHAPNHANAVKFLEYLASDEAQQYFANGNNEWPAVPTTKLDNPALAALGEFKAEDVSIGTIARNLPEAQRILDRAGYK; encoded by the coding sequence ATGAAGGCGAAGACGATCGGCAAACTGGCGCGACTGACGGTGCTTGGCGCCGCAGCATGTACGGCGTTCGCCGTGCAAGCGGAAACGAAGGTGTTGAACCTCTACTCGGCGCGTCACTACCAGACCGATGAGCAGCTCTACGGCACGTTCACCAAGCAGACTGGCATCAAGATCAACCGCATCGAGGCAGACGACGCTGCGCTGCTCGAGCGTTTGAAGAGCGAAGGCGCCAAGAGCCCGGCCGACGTGATCCTGATGGTCGACGCGGCGCGTCTGGCCAAGGCGGACGAAGCGGGTCTGTTCCAGCCGACGAAGTCGGCAACGCTCGATGCACGCATTCCGGCCAAGCTGCATGCCGCGGCGTCGAAGGCGGGCACCGACTGGTATGGTTTTTCGACCCGGGCGCGCGTGATCGTCTACAACAAGGACAAGGTAGACCCGAAGACGGTCCAGACGTACGCCTCGCTGGCCGATCCGTCGCACAAGGGGCAGGTCTGCACGCGCTCGGGCTCGCACCCTTACATGCTGTCGCTCGTCGGCGCGCTGATTGCACGCGACGGTGCGCAAGCCACGCAGAAGTGGGCGGAAGGCATGGTGGCGAACTTCGCGCGCGCGCCGCGTGGTGGCGACACCGATCAAATCAAGGCAGTGGCCACCGGTGAGTGCGGCGTGGCGCTCGCGAACTCGTATTACTACGTGCGCATGGCGCGTTCGGACAAGCCCGAGGACAAGGCCCTGATGTCGAAGGTCGGCTTCATCTGGCCGGATCAGGCCGGCAAGGGTACGCATGTGAACGTGGCGGGGGCCGGCGTTGCCAAGCACGCGCCAAATCACGCGAACGCGGTCAAGTTCCTGGAGTACCTCGCCAGCGACGAGGCGCAGCAGTATTTCGCCAACGGCAACAACGAGTGGCCCGCCGTGCCGACGACCAAGCTCGACAACCCGGCGCTCGCGGCGCTGGGCGAGTTCAAGGCGGAGGACGTATCCATCGGCACCATCGCCAGGAACTTGCCCGAAGCGCAGCGTATCCTCGATCGCGCGGGTTACAAGTAA
- a CDS encoding patatin-like phospholipase family protein gives MLSLIRILRRAVTPTADGAPAVPSFPESASPQALRRTSISASSPRTALSALAMLAVLGGCASAPSVDSQGNAPDTPQVAQVPASPTTPATPPKVVRPLKIGLALGGGAARGFAHVGVIKALEARGIHADIVVGTSAGSVVGAMYASGLNGFQLNRLASTMDEASISDWTMPFRSRGMLRGEALQSYVNKILKDRPIEQMPRQLGIVATDLQSGAPILFRRGNTGQAVRASSSVPGVFEPVHIGTRDYVDGGLVAPVPAEYARQMGADFVIAVDISANPTAQATQGQFDILMQTFTIMGQSIKQYELEKNADVVIRPSLAKMGASDFQGRNRAILAGEEAVAKQWPQIQRKLAEAQSDATRGMPQASR, from the coding sequence TTGTTGTCGTTGATCAGAATCCTGCGCCGCGCTGTCACACCGACAGCCGACGGCGCCCCCGCCGTGCCCTCGTTCCCGGAATCGGCATCGCCGCAAGCCCTGCGTCGTACGTCCATCTCCGCTTCCTCCCCGCGCACTGCCCTGAGCGCCCTGGCCATGCTCGCCGTGCTGGGGGGTTGTGCAAGCGCGCCGTCGGTCGACTCTCAGGGCAACGCGCCAGACACGCCGCAGGTGGCACAAGTGCCCGCGTCGCCGACGACCCCGGCGACGCCGCCCAAGGTCGTTCGTCCCCTCAAGATCGGACTGGCGCTTGGCGGCGGCGCCGCACGCGGTTTCGCGCATGTGGGTGTCATCAAGGCCCTCGAAGCGCGCGGCATCCATGCGGATATCGTCGTCGGCACCAGCGCCGGCAGCGTGGTCGGCGCCATGTATGCGTCGGGCCTGAACGGCTTCCAGCTCAACCGGCTCGCCTCGACCATGGACGAAGCCTCGATCAGCGACTGGACGATGCCGTTCCGCTCGCGCGGCATGCTGCGCGGCGAAGCACTACAGTCGTACGTCAACAAGATTCTCAAGGACCGTCCGATCGAACAGATGCCGCGCCAGTTGGGCATCGTGGCGACCGATCTGCAAAGCGGTGCGCCGATTCTGTTCCGGCGCGGCAATACCGGCCAGGCCGTTCGGGCGTCGAGCAGCGTGCCGGGGGTGTTCGAGCCGGTGCACATCGGCACGCGCGACTATGTCGACGGGGGGCTCGTTGCCCCCGTGCCAGCGGAATATGCGCGCCAGATGGGTGCCGACTTCGTGATTGCCGTCGACATCTCGGCGAATCCGACGGCGCAGGCGACACAGGGGCAGTTCGACATCCTGATGCAGACATTCACGATCATGGGTCAGTCGATCAAGCAGTACGAGCTGGAAAAGAATGCCGATGTCGTGATTCGTCCGTCGCTCGCAAAAATGGGCGCATCGGACTTCCAGGGCCGCAACCGCGCAATTCTGGCGGGCGAGGAAGCCGTCGCGAAGCAATGGCCGCAAATCCAGCGCAAGCTCGCCGAAGCGCAGTCGGATGCGACGCGCGGCATGCCGCAGGCCTCTCGCTGA
- a CDS encoding tetratricopeptide repeat protein, producing MSEQDDLMTEAFAHLEAGDPESALEIGKTLESMRYSGAYEVQAMAYADMDEMEQAVAVLEAGVAHAPGVWLLWQLLGNYRSDLGRFPEAIEAYEAAANCAPDEDLVIVDFNHANALARHGDLPAAQKRLDRVLDSPHLAQAGRAFIENAMTLRMHLFNAQGEPKAAIATYEALHKQEHDEEGSNVSMADVLAELSLAYKQSGDNDKALAHALEAVQLYKWSEAALWALRAAREAQSDTAHMMHLIVEGEWFEPLEDEDPDGPPPSFVTTYDVVADDEAEARRLIAECEPPQVRESLRVVETHPIEHDPEAPTPYKGVYATGDYHMYQPGDDID from the coding sequence ATGTCCGAGCAAGACGATTTGATGACGGAAGCCTTTGCCCACCTCGAAGCCGGCGACCCCGAGTCGGCACTGGAGATCGGCAAGACGCTCGAGTCGATGCGATACTCGGGCGCCTATGAGGTGCAGGCGATGGCCTATGCCGACATGGATGAAATGGAGCAGGCGGTGGCGGTGCTCGAAGCCGGCGTCGCCCATGCACCGGGCGTCTGGCTGCTATGGCAACTGCTTGGCAACTATCGCTCCGATCTGGGGCGTTTCCCCGAAGCGATCGAAGCCTATGAGGCCGCCGCCAACTGCGCCCCCGATGAAGACCTCGTGATCGTCGACTTCAATCACGCCAACGCGCTGGCACGACACGGCGACCTGCCCGCCGCGCAGAAACGTCTCGATCGGGTGCTGGATAGTCCGCATCTCGCCCAAGCGGGGCGGGCATTCATCGAAAACGCCATGACATTGCGCATGCATCTGTTCAATGCGCAGGGAGAGCCCAAGGCCGCCATCGCGACCTACGAAGCCCTGCACAAGCAGGAGCATGACGAGGAAGGCAGCAACGTGTCGATGGCCGACGTGCTGGCCGAATTGTCGCTGGCTTACAAGCAGTCGGGCGACAACGACAAGGCGCTCGCCCATGCGCTCGAAGCCGTGCAGTTGTACAAATGGAGCGAGGCCGCCCTGTGGGCGCTGCGCGCGGCTCGCGAGGCGCAATCGGACACCGCGCACATGATGCATCTGATCGTGGAAGGCGAGTGGTTCGAGCCGCTCGAAGACGAGGACCCCGACGGCCCGCCGCCGTCGTTCGTGACCACGTACGACGTCGTTGCCGACGACGAGGCCGAGGCGCGTCGCCTGATCGCCGAGTGCGAGCCGCCGCAGGTGCGCGAATCGTTGCGCGTGGTGGAAACGCACCCCATCGAGCACGATCCGGAGGCGCCCACCCCGTACAAGGGTGTCTATGCCACGGGCGACTACCACATGTACCAGCCTGGCGACGATATCGACTGA
- a CDS encoding YbaB/EbfC family nucleoid-associated protein, which produces MLKGNIAGLMKQAQQMQENMKKAQEQLAQIEVEGQSGAGLVKVVMTCKNDVRRVTIDPSLLADDKDMLEDLVAAAFNDAVRKAEATAAEKMGGLTAGLPLPPGFKMPF; this is translated from the coding sequence ATGCTGAAAGGAAACATCGCGGGTCTGATGAAACAGGCCCAGCAAATGCAGGAAAACATGAAGAAGGCGCAGGAGCAGCTCGCGCAGATCGAAGTCGAGGGGCAGTCGGGGGCCGGCCTGGTGAAGGTGGTGATGACGTGCAAGAACGATGTGCGTCGCGTGACCATCGATCCGAGCCTCCTGGCCGACGACAAGGACATGCTCGAGGATCTCGTGGCCGCGGCGTTCAACGATGCCGTGCGCAAGGCCGAGGCGACCGCCGCGGAAAAGATGGGTGGCCTGACCGCCGGTCTGCCGCTGCCGCCGGGCTTCAAGATGCCGTTCTGA
- the trxA gene encoding thioredoxin TrxA has product MSEAIKHISDASFDADVLNSDKPVLLDFWAEWCGPCKMIAPILEEVTKEYGDKVQVAKMNVDDNQATPAKFGIRGIPTLILFKNGAVAAQKVGALSKSQLTAFLDGNL; this is encoded by the coding sequence ATGAGCGAAGCCATCAAACACATCTCCGACGCCAGCTTCGATGCGGACGTTCTGAATTCCGACAAGCCGGTGCTTCTCGACTTCTGGGCAGAGTGGTGCGGTCCGTGCAAGATGATCGCGCCCATCCTGGAAGAGGTCACGAAGGAATACGGCGACAAGGTCCAGGTCGCCAAGATGAACGTCGACGACAACCAGGCCACGCCGGCCAAGTTCGGCATCCGCGGTATTCCCACGCTGATCCTGTTCAAGAACGGCGCCGTCGCCGCTCAGAAGGTCGGCGCCCTGTCGAAGTCGCAACTGACCGCGTTCCTCGACGGCAATCTGTAA